The DNA window GGACAAACGCCGATTCTGGTGCTGCGGGAAGGAACGAGGCGAGAGAAGGGCCGAGGCGCCCTCGCGAACAACATCGCGGCGGCCAAGGCGATCGCGGACTCCGTCCGCTCGACGCTCGGGCCACGCGGTCTCGACAAGATGCTGGTCGATTCGATGGGCGACGTGGTCGTCACGAACGACGGCGTCACCATCCTGAAGGAGATGGACGTCGAGCACCCGGCCGCGAAGATGCTGGTCGAGGTGGCCAAGACCCAGGACCAGGAAGCCGGGGACGGGACGACCACCGCGGTCGTGCTGACCGGAGAGCTCCTGAAGCGGGCCGAGGGCCTGATCGAGCAGGACATTCACCCCACGTTGATCAGCCAGGGCTACCGCCTGGCCTCCACCAAGGCGCTGGAGATCCTCAACCAGATCGGCCAGCCGATCAAGATCGAGGACCATGCGATGCTCGCCACGATCGCGACGACCGCGATGGCGTCGAAGGCCGTCTCGTTCAACCGCGACGCGCTCTCCGAGATCGCGGTGAACGCGGTGACCGCGGTAGCGGAGAAGAAGAGCGCGGGCTACTCGGTCGATCTCGACAACATCCAGCTGATCAAGAAGCAGGGGGGCGCGATGACCGACACCGAGCTCATCGAAGGGGTCATCGTGGACAAGGAGAAGGTGCACACGGGGATGCCGACGAGCGTCAAGAACCCGAAGATCGCGCTCCTCGATGCCGCCATCGAGATCAAGAAGACCGAGATCGATGCCAAGATCGAGATCAACGAACCGTCGCAGCTCAACGCCTTCCTCCAGGAGGAGGAGAGCATGCTCCGCCGGATGGTCGACCAGGTCAAGAAGTCCGGTGCGAACGTCGTCTTCTGCCAGAAGGGGATCGACGACCTCGCGCAGCACTACCTCGCGAAGGAAGGGATCTACGCGGTCCGCCGGGTCAAGAAGTCCGATATGGAGAAGCTCTCGAAGGCGACCGGTGCGAACGTCGTATCGAAGATCTCCGAGCTCTCGGCCGACGACATCGGCTCGGCCGGTCTGGTCGAAGAGCGCAAGATCGGGGACGACTCCCTCACGTTCGTGACGGGCTGCAAGAAGGCCCGCGCGGTGAGCATCCTGATCCGCGGCGGGACCGAGCACGTGCTCGATGAGATCGAGCGCTCGCTCGACGACGCGCTCAACGTGGTCGCGGTGGCCATCGAGGACGGGAAGTACGTTTACGGCGGCGGCGCGACGGCCAGCGAGCTCGCGCTGCAGCTCCGGGACGAGGCCGCGAAGATCGGGGGCCGCGAACAGATGGCCTACGAGAGCTTCGCGGAGTCGCTCGAGGCGATCCCGCGCACCCTCGCCGAGAACGCCGGGCTGGATCCGATCGACATCCTGATCGAGCTGCGCAAGGCCCACAAGTCCGGCAACAAGCAGGCCGGGGTCAACGTTCACGCGGGCAAGGTCGACGACATGGGCAAGCTCCACGTCATCGAGCCGATCCGGGTCGGGCGCCAGGCGATCCAGAGCGCCACGGATGCCGCGGTCATGATCCTGAGGATCGACGACGTCATCGCCTCCAAGTCGAGCCCCCCTCCCGCCGGTGGCGGCGGTGGCGGCGGCATGGGTGGGATGGGCGGCATGGGCGGCATGGGCGGTATGGGTGGCATGGACGGCGGCGGCGACTTCGACTAGATCGAAGACCGATCGTCCACCGAGCTCCAACATTTTCCGAACGACCCCGGGGCGAACCCCGGGGTCGGGCGCTTCTCAAACCGTTACGCAGCGCTTCTCTTGCGCCGAGTCGTGCGCGTTCGACCTCGAGCGTCCAGCGAGGCGAGTAACTGGCCCGCGGCGCGTAAGGCCTGCGAGCGGTGGGAAAACTCGTTCTTCTCGGCGACGGGGATCTGCGCGAACGTCCGGGTGCCGCCCTCGGGGATGAAGATCGGGTCGTAGCCGAAGCCGTTCTTCCCCGCGGCTCGAGGGGCGATTTTCCCTCGGACCTCGCCGGGGAACAACCAGATCCGGTGGCCCAGCCGCAATCCCGCCACCGCCCGGAAGCTCGCGGCTCGAGGGCGGCGCTTCAGCAGCTCGAAGAGCGGCCCGAATCCCCAGATGTCGAGGATGTGGGCGGAATAGACCCCGGGAAAGCCGTTGAGGCTCGGGATGAACAGGCCGGAATCTTCGACCAGGACCCAGCCGGTCACGTCCCGGACGGCGTTCAACTTGGAACGCACGACCTCCTCGATCTTCGCCGTCTGGGGTTCGGGGAGCTTGCGTCGCTTCCAGCGCACCCGGATCCCGAAAGGACGGAGGAGCGCCCGGACCTCGCGATACTTACCCGAGTTGGTGCTCACGAAGGTGACGGTGAGCACCACGGCTCACCACGGATAGGAGTCGTAGGCGATGACCTCGTCCGGGCTCTTGCGGCCCTCGACATCGGGGGCCGGGGACGCGAGGTGCCCGTTGTTCTCGGCGGGGAACCCGATGGGGATGATCGCGATCGGATGGACCCCTTCGGGGACCTTGAGGACATTGCGCACCTTCTCGGTGTTGAAGTCGATCAGCCAGTTCGTTCCGAGCCCTTCGGCGGTCGCGGCGAGGCGTAGCGTGTGGATCGCCACCGCGACGTCGAGCGGGTAGGCCGAGATGAACCCCCCGATCGTGACCGCGAGGTCCTCCTCGACGGAGAACGCGACGATGACCGCCGGCGCCTCGCCGACGATCTTGCCCCGGACGCATGCCTGGGCGAGGAGGCGCTTCTGCTCATCGTCGCGGACGACGACGAACCGCCACGGTTGCAGATTGTGTTGGGAGGGAGCGAGGCGGGCGGCGGAGAGGACCGTCTTCAGGAGCTCCGGCGGGACGGGCCGAGACTGGTACTGGGTGCAGGGTCGGTACGACCGGATCGCGTCGATGACGTCCATGGATTCAATCGGCGAAAAGTTCAGAATCCCAGCGTGAGCCGGGACGGCCTCGGTCTTGAGAGACGTGCCATTCTACTAATCCTACCCCTCGAGGGTATTAATAGCGTTTGCGAGCAGGTGGTTACGCTTCTCGAGTGCGGCCGGGCGGAAGAGGGAGCCGGACCGCTCGGAGTCGCGGTGATCGCGGAGGTCCCCGCGTGGAGAGATCAAGTCGGACCTGAACGACGAAAGCGTCGGCGGTCTTGAGTTGGCGGTTCCATCGAGCGAGAGCGTTCGTTACCGATCGGCCCGCTACGGACGACGGAACCGGGCCAAGAACGACGTTCGCATCGACAGGCCCATCGCGCGCAGTGCGGGGGCATACGTCAGCGTGAGAAGTCCGCCGGTGCCGGGCGGGAATGGCCGGAATCGAATCTCTCGGCACGATCCTCGAACCTGCGTGCGGCTCCCGAGGTGTGCGAGGTTCTCCATCGCAGACGGGAGGTCGTCGAGATCGTTGTGATAGTACACCCCCTCCAGGGTTGCTCCGTATCGCCTCAGGAGTCGAGAGAGCGCCGGCGGGGTGTAGTGATAGCGATGGCGAGGGACCTCGAGAAGGGGCCACGCGGCACCGAAGAATCGGCGGCCGGGCGAGTCGAAATTGCACAGCGCGATCGCGATTACTCCGCCCGGCTTCAATGCCCCGAGCAAGCGCTCGATCACGATCTGGGGGCGATCGCAGTGCTCGAGGGAGTGGTACATCGTGACGAGATCGAAGGTGTTCGATGGATAGTCGGCTTCCTCGGCCGGTGAGGTTTGAACCGTGAACCCCTGCTGTCGAGCGACAGCGGCGGCGGATTTCGACGGCTCGATGCCCTCGACCCGCCAACCGAGCTCGGCGAAGCGATGGAGGTACCGACCCGCGCCGCAACCGATGTCGAGCACCGTTCCCGGGTTCGAACCTAGCTCATCGAGGTTGGCAAACCTCGGGTCGCACCAGCGCCAGTAGCCGAGGCTCCCGGTGGCCCGGGCGATACGGTGCGAGGCGATTCGAGAGGTCCCGCGAGTGCCCGACCCAGAGGATTCGTGATAGACGTAGTCCGATGGGTAAATCGCCGCGAGATCGGGAATCTCCTCCCCGAACTCGGTTCGACCGAGTCCGCACTCCGTGCACTCGACCACCGGGTAGAGTCGCTCGGAAGTCTGGTGGCGAGTATCCGGCGCGTCGAACACCGGACGCCATTGGTCCCGGTCGCACACGGGGCACGGCGCTCCGCGCTCCGGAGCCGGATCGGGCGCTCCCGGGCCGGCGGCGGCATTCGCTTCCACGGCGAGTTCGAGGGAACGCGACCGATAAGCCGTTCGGGCACGAAAATCGGAGCACCTCTTGACCCGAAGGGGCGTGAATCTGGGAGCGCACCTGAGAGCGCCGAACTCCTCCTATGTCCCGTTCGATAGCTTTTCGCGGCCTCTCACGAGTCGGCTTCGGGGCGTAACAAATCGCGGCTTAAGGCCAGTTACTCTGACAGTTTGCCCAATCGGTAGGCGCAGTAGCACGCACCAATCACGTCTCCATACAACACGAAGACACCTGTCCCCAACGGGAGCAATCCATACGTTGCGACCAGCGCTGCGAGTACGCTTCCAACGATGAGGATCACGATCCCCGCGTACCAGCCAACCTCAACCCATTTCGCGCGTCGCTCGGAAGGAATCGAAGTTTCCGATTGCGCGGTGGACATGATTGCTCCAGGGACTGGAGGGCCTCACTTGACAGTCGACCTGCCGTCGAGGCGAATGGGGCGCCCGGATGGCCCAGCACGACAGCAGGGCGCCCTTCGGTGCCCCGTCCCCCAAGACTCTTCGGTTCGCAGTGCGCCTCGGGCGCCCCGTTCATTAGCCCGACAGTCACGCCGGCAGATAATCGCTCTAGCCGATCTATGACCCGACGTGTAACACCCTCAGAGCGACCCTAGAAATGACCCGCTAGCGCAACAGTACCTTTCGGGCCCAACGATTAAATATGGCTGACAGGGCTCCCTAACGGCTGCTGACAACTGTCTGACAAACGGCCACGCAACAGCAACGGTGGAAGGTTCCGGGAGCCAGTGAGCAGTCGATGCATCTCAAGAAGCTGAAACTGAGGAACTTCAAGTCATTCGCCGGCGCGGTAGAGATCCCATTCGAGCCGGGCTACACGGGCGTTGCGGGTCCGAACGGGATGGGCAAGTCCAACATCTCCGATGGGATTCTGTTCGTTCTCGGGCCGAAGAGCTCGAAGGCCCTTCGTGCCGATCGACTGACGCACCTCTTCTTCAACGGTGGGGCCTCGAAGAAGCCCGCCACGGAGTGCGAGGTCTCTCTGGTCTTCGACAACGCCGATCGTCTCCTGCCGGTCGAGTCGGACGAAGTGGAGGTCACGCGATACGTCAAGCTCGCCCCGAGCGATCCCGACGGATATTATTCCTACTTCTACGTCAACGGCAAGCGGACCACTCAGACCGACATCGACAGCATCC is part of the Thermoplasmata archaeon genome and encodes:
- the thsB gene encoding thermosome subunit beta, whose amino-acid sequence is MMSGQTPILVLREGTRREKGRGALANNIAAAKAIADSVRSTLGPRGLDKMLVDSMGDVVVTNDGVTILKEMDVEHPAAKMLVEVAKTQDQEAGDGTTTAVVLTGELLKRAEGLIEQDIHPTLISQGYRLASTKALEILNQIGQPIKIEDHAMLATIATTAMASKAVSFNRDALSEIAVNAVTAVAEKKSAGYSVDLDNIQLIKKQGGAMTDTELIEGVIVDKEKVHTGMPTSVKNPKIALLDAAIEIKKTEIDAKIEINEPSQLNAFLQEEESMLRRMVDQVKKSGANVVFCQKGIDDLAQHYLAKEGIYAVRRVKKSDMEKLSKATGANVVSKISELSADDIGSAGLVEERKIGDDSLTFVTGCKKARAVSILIRGGTEHVLDEIERSLDDALNVVAVAIEDGKYVYGGGATASELALQLRDEAAKIGGREQMAYESFAESLEAIPRTLAENAGLDPIDILIELRKAHKSGNKQAGVNVHAGKVDDMGKLHVIEPIRVGRQAIQSATDAAVMILRIDDVIASKSSPPPAGGGGGGGMGGMGGMGGMGGMGGMDGGGDFD
- a CDS encoding nitroreductase family protein, translated to MDVIDAIRSYRPCTQYQSRPVPPELLKTVLSAARLAPSQHNLQPWRFVVVRDDEQKRLLAQACVRGKIVGEAPAVIVAFSVEEDLAVTIGGFISAYPLDVAVAIHTLRLAATAEGLGTNWLIDFNTEKVRNVLKVPEGVHPIAIIPIGFPAENNGHLASPAPDVEGRKSPDEVIAYDSYPW
- a CDS encoding methyltransferase domain-containing protein, whose translation is MEANAAAGPGAPDPAPERGAPCPVCDRDQWRPVFDAPDTRHQTSERLYPVVECTECGLGRTEFGEEIPDLAAIYPSDYVYHESSGSGTRGTSRIASHRIARATGSLGYWRWCDPRFANLDELGSNPGTVLDIGCGAGRYLHRFAELGWRVEGIEPSKSAAAVARQQGFTVQTSPAEEADYPSNTFDLVTMYHSLEHCDRPQIVIERLLGALKPGGVIAIALCNFDSPGRRFFGAAWPLLEVPRHRYHYTPPALSRLLRRYGATLEGVYYHNDLDDLPSAMENLAHLGSRTQVRGSCREIRFRPFPPGTGGLLTLTYAPALRAMGLSMRTSFLARFRRP
- a CDS encoding non-canonical purine NTP pyrophosphatase produces the protein MVLTVTFVSTNSGKYREVRALLRPFGIRVRWKRRKLPEPQTAKIEEVVRSKLNAVRDVTGWVLVEDSGLFIPSLNGFPGVYSAHILDIWGFGPLFELLKRRPRAASFRAVAGLRLGHRIWLFPGEVRGKIAPRAAGKNGFGYDPIFIPEGGTRTFAQIPVAEKNEFSHRSQALRAAGQLLASLDARGRTRTTRRKRSAA